Part of the Juglans regia cultivar Chandler chromosome 14, Walnut 2.0, whole genome shotgun sequence genome, TCAGAGAATCGTGCTTCGCTGATATTTCCAGAGAGAGCGCGATTAGCTTGTTTGAGTTCCCGGAAATCGTAGCAAAGAGCAAGAAATCCCCTGAGAAAATGTTTCGTATGTTGGACATGTACGAAGCTATCTCTGATTCCTGGCCAGAGATCGAATCTATTTTTTCGTATGAATCGACCTCTGTCGTTCGATCACAGGCAGTTTCTTCTCTGGTCAAGCTCGGTGAGGCGGTGCGCACGATGCTAACGGACTTCGAAACCGCCATCCAGAAGGACCCGTCGAAGAGTCCCGTCCCCGGAGGTGGGGTTCACCCGCTCACACGCTACGTAATGAACTACATCTCCTTCCTAGCCGATTACAGCGGCGTCCTCGCCGACATCGTCACCGACTGGCCTTTAACATTGCATTCACCGTTACCAGAATCCTGCTTCGACAGCCTAGAGTCCGACGATAGTCTGATTTCCACTCGAATTGCGTGGTTGATCCTCGTCCTCCTCTGTAAACTAGACGGCAAAACTGAGTTCTACAAGGATGCGGCGCTCTCGTACCTGTTCTTAGCCAACAACCTCCAATACGTCGTCGTCAAGGTGCGCACGTCGAACCTGAAACTCCTCCTCGGTGAGGATTGGGTGACTATGCACGAATCAAAGGTGAAACAGTACGCTTCGAACTACGAGCGGATGGGCTGGAACAAGGTATTCTCTTCGTTGCCCGAAAATCCGACGGCTGAGATTTCACTGGAGCAAGCGAGGGATTGTTTAAAGAAATTCAATTTGGCGTTTGACGAGGCGTATAGGAAACAGAGTGCATGGATTATTACGGACCCGAAACTCCGGGACGAAATCAAAATCTCGGTGGCGAAGAAGCTTAGATCGGCGTACCAGGAGTTTTACAACAAGTATCGGGGTAAGTTGAGGTTCGGATCTGGATCTTTGGTCAGATATACCCCAGATGATTTGGGGAATTACTTGTCGGATCTGTTCTATGCGACCGGAAGTGCAGGGAGTGTTTCGTCATCTTCTTCGACTTCCCACTCTCGTGGTGGGCAAAGCCATTGAGATTTTTGTGCTCGTGTGTTTTgtacataaaaaacaaaagaaaactcaaagtgaaaataattttgtacacGTATATAGAGATTGATACATCTGATCTGGATCAGCAACAATACAGATACTACAAAAttctttgatttttaatttctctatttttaattttgaatattattaaaaacgttattattattattattattttttattttttactctcaAAACATTTCCAAATCATATTGTGCAACCAGCGCCCACAAACAACAAAATACTGTACAATCACAACCAAGCTGGTagtctatcaaaaaaaaaaacaaccatgCTCGTATCTAATTATTTCAGGAAATGAAGCGAAGAAATATACATGTATGAGTAAATACTTACGAAAAATTCTatctatacttataattttatttatgtaacCATACGTGCTAATGTGTCAACCTAAAAGtggtgaaaatataaaattcaaaatataaaatataaattaaaaaataaatattaatataataaggACATGTTTGCTCTGGTTTCTTACTTTTAACAAAAAAGTCATCTATATAAACTTTCATGTTCCGCCCGATTTGATTTTTGAACATTCGGTTAACCAGTCGCTGGTACGTTACTCTCAAATTTTTTAGACCGAATGACATCGCTCTGCAGCAGTAGAGGCCTCCGTCTGTGATAAATGCAGTTTTCTCCTCATCATCAGAGTTCATACTGATCAGATTATAACCAGATTATGCATCCATAAAGCTAAGAAGGGTGTTCCTGGCCGTTGAATCCACTATTAAGTCTATCCTTGGGAGGGTAAAGCTGTCTTTAGGACATACTTTATTTAGATTAGTGAAGTCtacacacattctccactttctacttattttttttttttaccaacacGATGTTGGAAAGCCATTCGGGACAATGAACTTCTCGGATGAACCCTATGGCCAAAAGGTGATCTTCTTCCTCAGCGATGGCTGCATACTTCTCAACACTGAAATTGTGGTGTTTTTGTTGGATCTTTTTCGCCTCAGGGTTTACACTAAGGCAGTGTTCTATTACTGACACATCGATGCCAGGCATTTCTTCATGACTCCAagcaaacacatctcaatgttCAATAAGAAGTTGCCTCACGAATTGGCTCAATTCGGTAGCCATTTTAGTTCCTATTCCAGCAGTGTGTTCTGGTTTCTTTGGATCCATTGCTACCAAAACCAATGGTTCGTTGGGCTCTGTCTTTGTCTCTTACTTCTCTATCTAATTCTGTTAATACTGGAGGCAGGGGTAAGACTGTTCTCCTATAGTCTTCTTCGAGAGTTTGTACAGCTATTGCTTTAGACTTCATTTCTCGGGTATGGCAGTCTCTTGCAGTTTTTTGTTCGCGGTGTATTTCGCCTACTCCTGACGGGGTTGGAAACTTCACCTTCAGATGATATGTGGAGGTTATAGCCATCATTTGATTCAAGGATGAGCATCTGAGAATTGTGTTGTACGAGGATGAGGCTTTTACCATAAGGAAGTCTACCATAAGAAACGTCATTTTGGGGGCTGTTCCAGCCAATATAGACAAAGTGATTACTCCGATAGGCTGGATTGTATCCCTAGTGAAACCTTTGAGGGGCTTATGTGCCGGTCATAACCAATCAAGAGCAATCCCCATTTTAACAGATAAAGCGCACCGTTCGACGAAGGGTGACAAACAAATACAACAGAcggaaaaagaagataaaacgGAAGGTTAAAATCAACCAAATACAACAAAACAAAGCGCACTGTTCAACGAAGGGACACAAGCAAACAAAACAGAcgaaaaataagataaaatgagaggTTAAAATCAACCATGCTCTGACCAAACCAAAGGTACATTCATATATGCAAATTTGTCAACTTACATCAAAGTCTCATGCAGGTCTGGAAACTAAAAGAATAAACACACAAAGAGGTTGAAGGTTAAGGAGAAGCATCATGGAAGGCTAGGGGCATATCTATGCCCATGGTCAACATTTCATAATAAGCCGACTTATTCGGAGGGAGTTCTTGAGGATTGAGGGTGTGGAGACATTTCATAAATGCCTCTCTAGGAAAGTGAAACGTTTCTCAGAGGAAAGAGATTGAAAACTACAAACACTCTCATCAAGCCGATTGATATGGTACACTGACAGAAATTCCCGACCAAT contains:
- the LOC118344466 gene encoding exocyst complex component EXO70H1-like, whose translation is MRNHFLFKSSPPSKTIPPPSPPRTTFSESLMNENIEIAESLIIKWSTDASSYVKIASLFHDDRTESKQFLHSVRDLQSAMKYFVTQNAASEKLVRAHTLMQMAMKRLEKEFYQILSANRACLDPESVSARSSRSSAARSSVSDLEDDESEDEFRAVGESVSEVDRASMIAMADLEAIADCMIASGYGKECVKIYKVIRKSIIDEALYHLGVERLSLSKVLKIDWEVLELKIKKWLNAVKMAVKTLFYGERILCDTVFSASESIRESCFADISRESAISLFEFPEIVAKSKKSPEKMFRMLDMYEAISDSWPEIESIFSYESTSVVRSQAVSSLVKLGEAVRTMLTDFETAIQKDPSKSPVPGGGVHPLTRYVMNYISFLADYSGVLADIVTDWPLTLHSPLPESCFDSLESDDSLISTRIAWLILVLLCKLDGKTEFYKDAALSYLFLANNLQYVVVKVRTSNLKLLLGEDWVTMHESKVKQYASNYERMGWNKVFSSLPENPTAEISLEQARDCLKKFNLAFDEAYRKQSAWIITDPKLRDEIKISVAKKLRSAYQEFYNKYRGKLRFGSGSLVRYTPDDLGNYLSDLFYATGSAGSVSSSSSTSHSRGGQSH